The genome window TCGTCATGGCTTCGACCTGGTCATGCGTGACATAAATCATCGTGGCATCAAGACTCTTGTGCAGGCGCATCAGTTCGATACGCATCTGGACGCGCAAAGCGGCATCAAGATTCGACAGCGGCTCATCGAACAGAAACACCTTGGGATTGCGGACAATTGCCCGGCCAATGGCAACACGCTGCCGCTGGCCACCGGAAAGCTCCTTCGGATGACGCTGCAGCAGTGGGCCCAATTGCAGCACTTCCGCCGCAGCCTTCACCTTTGCCTCGCGTTCTGCTTTCGGTGTGCCGGCGATCTTCAATGCAAAGCCCATGTTTTCCGCAATCGTCATGTGGGGATAGAGCGCATAGGACTGGAACACCATGGCCAAGCCGCGATCGGCGGGGCCAACCTCATTGGCGCGAATGCCATCGATCAGAAGTTCACCGTCAGAAATCTTCTCGAGCCCAGCAATCATGCGTAACAACGTCGACTTGCCGCAACCGGACGGGCCGACAAAAACGACGAATTCACGGTCTGCAACCTCGAGGTCAACGCCCTTTATCACCTGAACCGTACCGTAGGTCTTCTTGATGTCGTTCAGTGTCAGCGTTGCCATGGTTCCCTCCTATTGAATCGCTTCTGGTTCGGGCTTGTGCTGCCCGTTGAAGATCATGCTTGCCGCGCCAATGAGACCGGCATTGCGTCCGAGTTCGGCCGCAATGACTGGAACATCCCGATAAGCCGACATCGCGCGTTCGTTGATGACACGCTCAATACCTTCGTGCATCAGCTCAAGCAGGTTGCCGACACCGCCGCCAATGATGAGCCGTTCCGGTGAATAGAGATGCAGAAGGTTGGCAAGACCGATCCCCAACCATCGCGCCTCATCGGCAAGGAGCGACAACGCAATCTTGTCACTTTCATGCGCGGCCTGGGCAATATGATGCCCCGTAACCGGCCCGGAACCCGCCAGTTTCTTGAGCAGGGACGCCTCGCCGGATGCAGCCAATCGAGTTGCGTCGCGCGATAGCGCCGTGCCGGAGGCCATTGCTTCCCAGCAGCCGCGTGCGCCGCAGGCACAGAGCTCATCGCTATCAGCCGCAATTGTCATGTGGCCGATTTCGGCAGCGAGGCCTCGGCGGCCGTGCAGCAACTTGCCATCCGCAATGATGCCACCGCCGATGCCGGTCGAAACGGTCACAAAGGCCATCGATTGTGTGCCGCGCCCCGCACCGAAACGCCATTCGCCGAGCGCCGCCGTATTCGCGTCGTTCTCCAGGAGCACCGGCATTGCCAGCCGATCGCGCAGAATTGCCGCCAGAGGTACGTCACGCCAGCCATGCAATGTGGGCGGTGCAATGACCGTACCCGTTAACGGATCAAGCGGGCCAGCTGAACCAATCCCCAAGCCCATAATTGAGCAGGAACCCGCTTCCACCCGCACTTGGTCGACCAATGAGACGATTTGTGCGATGACAGCGTTCGGGCCGCCTCTCGCATCAGTAGGTGTCGCCGCGAAGGCGATCAACTGGCCATTTCTGTCGACGATAGCTGCACGCAGCTCCGTTCCACCCAAATCAATGGCGAGCGCGCAGTGCATTTACTGTGCCGCCTCTGCAACTGGCAGCCCATGCAGCCAGCCCGTGCGAGCCTTGAGGTCCGGATCGCCAAAAGCCAACGAGCCCAGCACGACTGTTTCCGCGCCAGCAGCCCGCAGCTTTGGTACCGTCGTCTCGCGAATGCCACCGTCAGCTGCAAGACGAACATCCTCGCGGCCGGCATCCTGTAATAATCTGCGTGCGGCCAGGAGACGCGGGCAGGCCTCATCGGACAGCCCCTGTCCTTTGACGCCGATCGCTGTACCAAGCAAGGTGATAAAGGCAACATCGTTAAGCCAGGGCTTGAGCGCTTCGACCGGTGTTTCCAGCCGCAGGACGATGCCGGCCTCGACGCCAAGCTGCTTGATCAGCGCCAATGCCTCGCCGGTTACCGTGCCGTTCTCGGCGTGAACGGTGATGAGATCAGCTCCAGCTTCCGCGAACTGGCGGATCTGTTCAAGCACGATGTCGCCTTCGACCATGAGATGGACATGCAGTGGCTTCGTCGTCAAGGCGCGGATGCGCGCCACCTGATCTGCAAAGAACAGGAAGGAGGGTGCAAAGCGCCCGTCGGCAACGTCGATATGATAGAGGTCAACGAAGGGTTCCGTGCGCGCGACATCCCGTTCGAGATTGGCAAGATCGGCTGACCACAGGGAGAATTCGCCAAGCAGGCGGTCGCGCGGCAAGGCCTTCAGCCAGTCGCGTGCAGGGGCGGTTTTCGCGGTCATGAAGGATGCTCCTCGGATGCAAGAATATGTTGCAGGAAAGTGTCGAGCGCGTGGCGAAACTGGGCGACATGCAGGGGCTTCTGCGTGGCTTTTGGTGCTATTTCAACGAACTTCGCACCTGGAATGAGAGATGCCAGCTCCCGCGCGTAAGCGATGGGATGAACGTAGTCGATCTCATGACCGATAACCAAAGCTGGGATATTGATCGCAGCAGCCTGATGGCGTGCTACGTTTGGGCCATCATTGGCGATGCCGCCAAGAAGGTCAGAGGTTATGGCAGGGTCGGAACGATCAAAGAATTTCAGCAGAGATGCAAGGTTATCGGGCGCTACCAACGCGAGATCGCGCGCCGTCGCCGACTCCGCGAAATCCTCACGCGCCATGTCAGACGACGCGGTTTTCAGCACGGCTGCAACCTCCGAGAACGGGCGCATGTTGGTTGGTGCGGGGTCGAAAAGCCATGCAGGCCGGGCCAGCACCAACCCGACGATCCGCTCGGGATGGTAAACCGCAAGATGCAGGGCAATCGCCGCACCCATCGAAATGCCGCCCGCAACAAAGCGGTTGATGCCCCGCGCATCGCAGGCAGCAAGGATATCAGCTGCGAACATCGAGATTGAAAATGGCCGCGCATTGCCGGGCTCCGACATGCCTTGGGCACGGCATTCGAGCGTAAGGCGGCGATAGGCGGGGCCATCAGGAAAATTTCCGGCAACTTGCGCCTCATCGCCGCCAAGCCCATGCTGAAAGACCACCGGAAAGCCGCTGCCACTATCGAGGAGGTTGAGTTTGACGTCGTCGCGGATCAAGGTTGTCGTGCTCATCGACCGGTCAGCCCATGGAGGTAGGCGGCAACGCCCGGAGCTTCATTCGCTGACAGACCGTGGGTTACCACCGCGCCTTTGAAGTCTGCGGCTTTCAGGCGCGCGACGAAATCAGCAAAATCGACCACGCCGGTGCCGGCCGTCGCAAAACTTCCATCCGGATGACGATCCTTCGCATGTGCCATGGCGATGGCTGGACCGAGGACATCGATCGCCTCGGCGATAATCCGTTGTGCTTGCAGACGATCCGCAACTTCGAACAGATTGGCCGGGTCGAGGACGATGCGAATACGCTTTGACCCGATCGCGTCGATCAATTTCTTTGCATCCTCTGACGACGTAACGACATTCGCCTGTTCGGGTTCGATGCCCAGATCGACACCCAGCAAATCGGCCATGCGGACGGCGCTTTCCATCTCGCTGATGAGATCCGACCAGGCTTCCGGCGCGGCGTTATCGGGGTGGTGTCTCCACTGATCCTCGGCATCGCGCGTACCGGTGCAAAGCGTCACCAGCGGGATATTGAGCTTGCGCGCAGCTTCGAGCAGCACCTGCAAGCGGCGTAGTCCCTCGTTCCGTACGGTTTTGTCCGGATGGATCATGTTGTAGGTCCCGGAGAGCGCCACGAGCTTGACCCCTGACGTCTTTACCGCCTCCTCTATTGCCATGATTGTCTCGTTGGCGATCGCATCGGGCATTGCGGGCAAGCCGCAGCAGGCCATGTTGAACTGCGCACAATCGTACCCTGCCGAGCGCACTGCGTTCAGTACAGATAGAGGTTCCGTACCCGGGAAGGTCTTGGCGAAAATGCCCACCTGCATCAGACGGCTCCGGTCATGCTGGCAACACTGACAGCCTTGCCCGTTCGAGCGGATTCGGCAATTGCGGCCATGGCGCGCACAGAGGCAAGGCCATCCTCAATGTCAGCTCCGCGCATTGGTTTGCCGGTCAAAACGGCTTCGGCAAAACCCTCGACCTGGCGCCGGAAGAAATGTCCATCCGCGCCGAGCGGCCGGTGATATGTCGCGTCTTTCTCCGAAAATATCTCGACATCGCTCGATTTGTAGTACCAGGGATTATAGGTCTTGGCCAAAACACTGCCGTTTTCGCCGTAGAGCTGAAACCCTTCGTGCCAATCCATGCGCACGGCCACAGTCAGGTCGAGATGGCCAAGTGTGCCGTCGGCAAATTCGGTCTCGACAAACCAGCAATAGGCTCCGAAACGTTCGAGCAATCTCGCGCGGACCTCAACAATTTCCCCGCAAAGAAAACGGGCTGTATCGACGAGATGACTGCCGTGGGCGAGCATATAGTAACGCCTGAGATCGGCCTTTGGATTGCCATGGGGCTTGCGCTGCCGATTGCTGGTGACAGGCAGCGGTTGCACTGCGTCTGTCATCGTGTAGCGATGAGTGCTGTCGCAGTACCAGGCTTTCAAGGCGAGAAGCTGGCCCATCTCGTTCTGGATGAAATCATGTGCGGCCTCGAGCCCCGGGTCGAAACGCTTCATGTGCCCGACCTGCAGAATACGGCCCGTGCGTTTGACAACGTCACGCAGTTCCTCCACCTCCTCGACGCTGACGCCGAGCGGCTTTTCGCAGAGTACGTGCTTGCCAGCTTCGAGGGCCTTGATCGACATCGGTACATGGAAGGGATCGGAAGTGGCAACGATCACGGCTTCCACATCCGGATCGGCCAGCATTGCCGCAAAGTCGTCAAAGGTGCGCTCAGGCTCGTATGTCGCAGCCATACGCGCCAGAAGATCGGGAGCAGCATCGCAGATTGCGTAAAGATCGGCGTTGCGTGCTTTCACGCAGGATTCCAGATGGGCGAACTGGGCTATGGGCCCGGCGCCGAGGACACCAATCCGCAGCCGGCGTTCTTGCTTTGTCAACATTTCACAAACCTCTACTCTTAGGCGACCAGGCGACGCATGGTTTCACGGTTGCGGCGGACGCCTGCGGCGGGATCAGCCGCTGCCGTATCGGATTCCTCTTCAAGCACTAGCCAGCCGTTGAAGTTGGGGGCACCGGCGACGAGATCGACAATAGCTCGGGTGTCGCAAACGCCTTCACCGAGCATCGCCCATTTACCGCTGGTATCGACATCTTTCAGATGCAGGTAGCGGACGCGGCCGAGATAGGTGCGGATGGTATCGAGAATATCCATCCTTCCGCGCAGGATGTGGCCCGTGTCCGGAACCCATCCGATGAGCGCCGGGTCGGTCAGAGCCATGATGCGATCATAATCGGCGCGCGTTCCAAGAAGTGTATTGTGGTGGGAACTCGGATGAAGGGCCACCTCGACGCCAGCACGTTTTCCACGTTCGCCCGCACTATTGTAGAACTCCGCTGCGACCTTGAATT of Phyllobacterium zundukense contains these proteins:
- a CDS encoding ROK family protein produces the protein MHCALAIDLGGTELRAAIVDRNGQLIAFAATPTDARGGPNAVIAQIVSLVDQVRVEAGSCSIMGLGIGSAGPLDPLTGTVIAPPTLHGWRDVPLAAILRDRLAMPVLLENDANTAALGEWRFGAGRGTQSMAFVTVSTGIGGGIIADGKLLHGRRGLAAEIGHMTIAADSDELCACGARGCWEAMASGTALSRDATRLAASGEASLLKKLAGSGPVTGHHIAQAAHESDKIALSLLADEARWLGIGLANLLHLYSPERLIIGGGVGNLLELMHEGIERVINERAMSAYRDVPVIAAELGRNAGLIGAASMIFNGQHKPEPEAIQ
- a CDS encoding sugar phosphate isomerase/epimerase family protein — translated: MQVGIFAKTFPGTEPLSVLNAVRSAGYDCAQFNMACCGLPAMPDAIANETIMAIEEAVKTSGVKLVALSGTYNMIHPDKTVRNEGLRRLQVLLEAARKLNIPLVTLCTGTRDAEDQWRHHPDNAAPEAWSDLISEMESAVRMADLLGVDLGIEPEQANVVTSSEDAKKLIDAIGSKRIRIVLDPANLFEVADRLQAQRIIAEAIDVLGPAIAMAHAKDRHPDGSFATAGTGVVDFADFVARLKAADFKGAVVTHGLSANEAPGVAAYLHGLTGR
- a CDS encoding ABC transporter ATP-binding protein; translated protein: MATLTLNDIKKTYGTVQVIKGVDLEVADREFVVFVGPSGCGKSTLLRMIAGLEKISDGELLIDGIRANEVGPADRGLAMVFQSYALYPHMTIAENMGFALKIAGTPKAEREAKVKAAAEVLQLGPLLQRHPKELSGGQRQRVAIGRAIVRNPKVFLFDEPLSNLDAALRVQMRIELMRLHKSLDATMIYVTHDQVEAMTMADKIVVLNAGEIEQVGSPLDLYHHPRNLFVAGFIGSPKMNFLKAEIAQFDPRGVTLTLPDRAPLNVPVEPRGVTPGAEVTIGIRPEHLRIDPKGELHGQTLIAERLGGLTVLHVDVGGTMILVQTEGDNPIQPGEAVRLSFESDSVHVFDANGNALPHLARHPLLAEKLRVS
- a CDS encoding sugar phosphate isomerase/epimerase family protein: MNGVSSIQNKTLKVGCQTFTWEMLGNKWSGGPDDLLHAIAGAGYAGIEITDTMIGDYFGKPAAFASALKSHGLTLVAYACGSDSGFTEPSALADDLASVDRALEFVVQFPGALLSYGSATIMNPGPIDDKFKVAAEFYNSAGERGKRAGVEVALHPSSHHNTLLGTRADYDRIMALTDPALIGWVPDTGHILRGRMDILDTIRTYLGRVRYLHLKDVDTSGKWAMLGEGVCDTRAIVDLVAGAPNFNGWLVLEEESDTAAADPAAGVRRNRETMRRLVA
- a CDS encoding Gfo/Idh/MocA family protein, giving the protein MLTKQERRLRIGVLGAGPIAQFAHLESCVKARNADLYAICDAAPDLLARMAATYEPERTFDDFAAMLADPDVEAVIVATSDPFHVPMSIKALEAGKHVLCEKPLGVSVEEVEELRDVVKRTGRILQVGHMKRFDPGLEAAHDFIQNEMGQLLALKAWYCDSTHRYTMTDAVQPLPVTSNRQRKPHGNPKADLRRYYMLAHGSHLVDTARFLCGEIVEVRARLLERFGAYCWFVETEFADGTLGHLDLTVAVRMDWHEGFQLYGENGSVLAKTYNPWYYKSSDVEIFSEKDATYHRPLGADGHFFRRQVEGFAEAVLTGKPMRGADIEDGLASVRAMAAIAESARTGKAVSVASMTGAV
- a CDS encoding ribulose-phosphate 3-epimerase, which translates into the protein MTAKTAPARDWLKALPRDRLLGEFSLWSADLANLERDVARTEPFVDLYHIDVADGRFAPSFLFFADQVARIRALTTKPLHVHLMVEGDIVLEQIRQFAEAGADLITVHAENGTVTGEALALIKQLGVEAGIVLRLETPVEALKPWLNDVAFITLLGTAIGVKGQGLSDEACPRLLAARRLLQDAGREDVRLAADGGIRETTVPKLRAAGAETVVLGSLAFGDPDLKARTGWLHGLPVAEAAQ
- a CDS encoding alpha/beta fold hydrolase, which encodes MSTTTLIRDDVKLNLLDSGSGFPVVFQHGLGGDEAQVAGNFPDGPAYRRLTLECRAQGMSEPGNARPFSISMFAADILAACDARGINRFVAGGISMGAAIALHLAVYHPERIVGLVLARPAWLFDPAPTNMRPFSEVAAVLKTASSDMAREDFAESATARDLALVAPDNLASLLKFFDRSDPAITSDLLGGIANDGPNVARHQAAAINIPALVIGHEIDYVHPIAYARELASLIPGAKFVEIAPKATQKPLHVAQFRHALDTFLQHILASEEHPS